Within Cyanobium sp. AMD-g, the genomic segment GAGGCCCTCGAGGGCAGCCAGCTGCAGGCAAAGGTGAGCACCGGCGAGAGGGCCAACCTGGTGATGGCCGGCAGCATGGTGGCCTCCGGACGGGGGGAGGCCTTCGTCTACGCCACGGGCGCCGAGACGGAATTCGGGCAGGTGGCCCGGCTGGCGGCCGGTACCGCCCGGGCGGTCAGCACCCTGGAGGTGCAGGTGGGCCGGATCGTGCACACGATCTGCACCATCGCCATCAGCATGGGACTGGTGGCGTTCTGCCTCAGTGTCCTGCTGGTCGGGATGGGCCCCCTGGAGAGCCTGGTGTTCGCCACGGGCATCATCGTGGCCAACGTTCCGGAAGGGTTGCTGCCCACCGTGACCCTCTCCCTGGCCATGGCCGTGCAGCGCATGGCGCGGCGCAAGGCGCTGGTCCGCCGTCTGTCGGCGGTGGAGTCCCTGGGATCGGTGAGCGTGATCTGCTGCGACAAGACAGGAACGCTCACCGGCAACCGCATGGCGGTGGAGAACAGCTGGCTGCCTGTGGCCGACGAAGGCCTCGAACGGCTGCTGCTGCGCTGCGCCGCCCTCTGCTCCAACGCCCGGCTGGAGCCGACCGCGGCGGGTGGCGGCAGCGCCGCCGAACCCTGGCGCGCGGTGGGCGATCCCACCGAAACGGCGATGCTGATGGCCGCCGCCGCCGCCGGACTGGTTCCGGAGGCCCAGCAGGGCCGGCATCCGCGTCGCCGCGAGATCCCCTTCGATTCCCATCGCCGTCGCATGACCGTGCTGGTGGACTGGGGCGATCGGGCCGACGACCTGCCGATCGCCACCGGGGGCTCCCTGCTGATCACCAAGGGGGCGCCGCTGGACGTGCTGGCGCACTGCAGCGGCTGGCTGTCCCCAGAGGCGGACACCCCGCTGGACGCCGCCCTGCGCCAGCGGGTGGTGGACGCCAACGACGACCTGGCGTCCAGGGGCTACCGCGTCATCGCCGTGGCCCTCCGGCTTGGAGATGACGGGTGCCTCTCGGCTCCGGCCGAGGACCTGGAGCAGGGGCAGATGTTCGTCGGCCTGATCGGGCTCTACGACCCACCCCGCCCGGAGGTTCCCGACGCGATCCGGCAGTGCCGCGACGCCGGCATCAAGGTGACGATGGTCACCGGCGACTACGGCCTCACGGCCCAGGCGATCGCCCAGCAGATCGGTCTGCTCGATCCCCCCGGGCCCAGGGAGGGATCGACGCTGGGCCATCAGGCCAGCGCCGACCCGGTGCGGGTGATCGAGGGCTCCACCCTGGCCCAGATCAGCGACGTGCAGCTGCGCCAGCTGCTCAAGTACCGCCGCCGGCTGGTGTTCGCCCGCATGGCGCCGGAGCAGAAGCTGCGCCTGGTGCTGGCTTACCGCGCCCTCGGCGAGGTGGTGGCCGTCACCGGCGATGGCGTCAACGATGCGCCGGCCCTGCGCGCCGCCGATGTCGGCCTGGCGATGGGGATCAGCGGCACGGATGTGGCCCGGGAGGCCGCCGACATCGTGCTGCTCGACGACAACTTCGCCACGATCGTGCAGGCCGTGCGCTATGGCCGCTCGGTGGTGACCAACATCGGCCGCTTCATCACCTACGTGCTGGCCTCGAACGTGCCGGAGGTGCTGCCCTTCCTGGCGATGGTGGCCGCCGGGATTCCGGCGGCCCTCACGGTGCTGCAGATCCTGGCCGTCGACCTGGGCACCGACCTGCTGCCGGCCCTGGGCCTGGGGGCCGACCCACCGGAGCCGGGGGTGATGCGCCTGCCACCGCGCCCCAAGGGCCTGCCGCTGCTCAACCGGGCCGTGATGGTGCGGGCCTATCTGGTGCTGGGGGTGGTGGAGGGCCTGGTGGCCATGACGGGGTACCTGCTGACCTGGCATGCCAACGGCGTGGGATG encodes:
- a CDS encoding cation-transporting P-type ATPase, which translates into the protein MLLAASEPIWSLPLEGVHQALQTSPRGLSSAEAERRLARYGANRLPPLKRRPLALRFLDQMVHFMAVLLWIAGGLAFAAGTPQLGWAIWSVVLINGIFSFWQEFQAERTLAALTRALPSQVQVWRDGQLGFLPAEELVAGDRLRLEEGDRVPADCRVSEAHGLYLDLSVLTGESLPVARRSEALEGSQLQAKVSTGERANLVMAGSMVASGRGEAFVYATGAETEFGQVARLAAGTARAVSTLEVQVGRIVHTICTIAISMGLVAFCLSVLLVGMGPLESLVFATGIIVANVPEGLLPTVTLSLAMAVQRMARRKALVRRLSAVESLGSVSVICCDKTGTLTGNRMAVENSWLPVADEGLERLLLRCAALCSNARLEPTAAGGGSAAEPWRAVGDPTETAMLMAAAAAGLVPEAQQGRHPRRREIPFDSHRRRMTVLVDWGDRADDLPIATGGSLLITKGAPLDVLAHCSGWLSPEADTPLDAALRQRVVDANDDLASRGYRVIAVALRLGDDGCLSAPAEDLEQGQMFVGLIGLYDPPRPEVPDAIRQCRDAGIKVTMVTGDYGLTAQAIAQQIGLLDPPGPREGSTLGHQASADPVRVIEGSTLAQISDVQLRQLLKYRRRLVFARMAPEQKLRLVLAYRALGEVVAVTGDGVNDAPALRAADVGLAMGISGTDVAREAADIVLLDDNFATIVQAVRYGRSVVTNIGRFITYVLASNVPEVLPFLAMVAAGIPAALTVLQILAVDLGTDLLPALGLGADPPEPGVMRLPPRPKGLPLLNRAVMVRAYLVLGVVEGLVAMTGYLLTWHANGVGWSQLRALAPQLLHHTADAGVVAIQQQATTVTFCLIVAGQMGTLLACRSERRPAWEMLGIPNPWLGLGLISEPLLAAALVLLPPLAAVFGMAPFPLAWLGPMALAPVLVVLADALDKRWRTTL